A stretch of the Theileria equi strain WA chromosome 1, complete sequence genome encodes the following:
- a CDS encoding hypothetical protein (encoded by transcript BEWA_027290A) → MPRGKRMKQESAKSLRGSKLKPEVGPCLEDAIHSLPVNTKFKILQRKGTRGPYRKGKVKGEKEDEAALAEIKKKCGSTKTCTCGTKRPKGVTAKREDLIHDVKGFVTLAHYSNRIPFRLSNKLDNNERLDEGAPVLYGVTRVSVYYWVGDKVYDKPLLLEVDIDSSTKKKYYYKDEGTRTDPTIWKLKNADDIKLQVMLDDRNYHNNSAVPFEITDPTNLSQFYPSNKESNSLKNERKIMESNPPPNPPPGNSEQPTVQLSEQLDRVLCYYHSNVTLNVSYNNSDDLSKKPANNNRGWYKKGISDDALWTWIPGIHSSIKEADLQKGLDCKKWQKLRRYLKDLGCHPLGECPENSTKLTDEHLKQELEEEEKIAIKQRQQVQAQEQLQQQPSQPQPPPPPPPPSIPGSSESSTGDPVEPCGAVGKVVGPAVAGSVAAGLYGSAIATKVGLHAADKLILLAKDILDQEKPTPSTVTDQVPDTESETKILLQGTPIAQMADGDGRGETDDGAEATAVIIPVGVSKEQIDPGPLASCAQESKDVNKGPILETSVAGVEDPLSEENHVQNAAYNTPQGDVKGSTADTITIVEESQDITFTFDSSLEYPADLHGTDFVIDGHNPHPLFYGGEYVYYEGARGQIPGTNSQPASVVTTKAPKPIAPRHPSGEPSASEELPPAKEHIVATIPAVTPAKGPTDSPEETTVLSTSDSARESTPTTKEALLTPEVAQREDKLSAPQESQADATPTITTASQTPEGSLPKEGEMGRSTGIELAAGLGSWTIFGASSDDILKDIRRELIAGNYSSLTSAVLKSAMNKLNSGLHCNPHVDFCYDNTYDNVNSLKYMSQFVSGISVDIDEDSLDLSEDTCNMIFSHFPKCLGTSFRFQVGELAYIKWHGELCLVVINYSSQKLVACSDLEFEDEEESDASDTSFAASSDGKDELHVEPSRGPRFGRLMWLSDFNEEYFLDPDSHKMYSRANEFKPIKTSIPGMLYKLCITGNGNLKWYIDMIIHKHSSGIKYGHCMVVGSDVRIGRNCKNQKLHYVYKGNLTSLSL, encoded by the exons ATGCCGAGAGGAAAGAGGATGAAGCAGGAATCTGCCAAGAGTCTCCGGGGTTCCAAGTTGAAACCAGAGGTTGGTCCCTGTCTGGAGGATgccattcattctcttcctgtAAACActaaatttaaaattttgcaGAGGAAAGGAACTCGAGGACCTTACAGGAAAGGTAAGGTCAAGggagaaaaggaagatgaagcCGCTCTTGCAG AgataaagaaaaaatgCGGAAGTACTAAAACATGTACGTGTGGCACTAAACGACCTAAGGGTGTTACTGCAAAAAGGGAAGACCTGATCCATGATGTTAAAGGCTTTGTTACCCTTGCCCACTATAGCAACAGAATACCATTTAGACTAAGTAATAAACTTGATAATAATGAAAGACTAGATGAGGGTGCACCAGTTCTCTATGGCGTTACTAGAGTATCAGTGTATTACTGGGTTGGAGATAAAGTCTATGATAAACCACTTCTCTTGGAAGTAGATATTGATAGCAGTACTAAGAAGAAATACTACTATAAAGATGAGGGTACAAGAACTGATCCAACCATTTGGAAGCTCAAAAATGCAGATGATATTAAGCTTCAGGTTATGCTTGATGATAGAAACTATCACAATAATAGTGCTGTTCCATTTGAAATAACTGATCCTACTAACCTATCTCAGTTTTATCCTTCTAATAAAGAATCTAACTCTCTAAAGAATGAAAGAAAAATCATGGAGTCTAATCCTCCACCTAATCCCCCTCCTGGTA ATAGTGAACAACCTACTGTACAACTTTCTGAGCAACTTGACAGGGTACTATGCTATTACCATAGTAATGTTACCCTAAATGTATCTTACAATAATTCTGATGATCTTTCTAAGAAACCTGCCAACAATAATAG GGGTTGGTATAAGAAAGGTATTTCTGATGACGCCCTGTGGACATGGATACCTGGTATCCACAGTAGCATAAAAGAAGCTGACTTACAGAAGGGGTTGGATTGTAAAAAGTGGCAGAAACTCAGGAGATATCTGAAAGATCTTGGCTGTCACCCTTTGGGAGAATGTCCTGAGAATTCTACTAAACTTACTGATgaacatttaaaacaaGAACTcgaagaggaagaaaagatAGCAATAAAGCAACGACAACAAGTGCAAGCTCAGGAACAACTACAGCAACAACCAAGTCAACCTCAACCTCCTCCCCCACCACCGCCTCCTTCCATTCCTGGTAGTTCTGAAAGTAGTACTGGAGACCCAGTTGAACCATGTGGAGCTGTTGGTAAAGTTGTTGGTCCTGCAGTAGCTGGATCTGTTGCAGCTGGACTATACGGATCAGCCATAGCTACTAAAGTTGGACTACATGCTGCGGATAAACTTATTCTACTGGCTAAGGATATTCTTGATCAAGAAAAACCTACTCCCTCTACTGTCactgaccaggttcctgatacagagtctgagactaagattctcctacaaggtACCCCTATTGCTCAGATGGCTGATGGAGATGGTAGAGGAGAAACCGACGATGGAGCTGAAGCTACTGCTGTTATTATTCCTGTTGGTGTTAGTAAAGAACAGATTGATCCTGGTCCTCTTGCTAGTTGTGCTCAAGAAAGTAAAGATGTCAATAAAGGCCCTATTCTTGAAACTTCTGTTGCTGGAGTTGAAGATCCTCTCTCTGAAGAAAACCATGTTCAAAATGCTGCTTACAACACTCCTCAAGGTGATGTTAAAGGATCTACTGCCGATACTATCACCATCGTTGAAGAATCTCAGGATATAACATTCACCTTTGATAGTTCTCTGGAATACCCTGCTGATTTACATGGCACAGATTTTGTCATAGATGGTCATAATCCCCATCCTCTATTCTATGGCGGAGAATATGTGTATTATGAAGGTGCTAGAGGACAAATTCCTGGTACTAATAGTCAACCTGCTAGTGTAGTTACTACTAAAGCTCCTAAACCTATTGCTCCTAGACATCCTTCTGGAGAACCTTCTGCTTCTGAAGAACTTCCTCCTGCTAAAGAACATATTGTTGCTACTATTCCTGCTGTTACTCCTGCTAAAGGACCCACTGATTCTCCTGAAGAGACTACTGTACTATCTACTTCTGATTCTGCTCGAGAATCTACTCCTACTACTAAAGAAGCTCTTCTTACTCCTGAAGTTGCTCAACGAGAAGATAAACTTTCTGCTCCTCAAGAATCTCAAGCTGATGCTACTCCTACTATTACTACTGCTTCTCAAACTCCTGAAGGATCTCTTCCTAAAGAAGGTGAAATGGGACGTTCTACTGGTATTGAACTTGCTGCTGGTCTAGGATCATGGACTATCTTTGGAGCATCTTCTG ATGATATTCTTAAAGATATAAGACGTGAGCTTATTGCGGGAAATTACTCTAGTTTGACTTCAGCAGTTTTGAAATCTGCCATGAATAAGCTCAATAGTGGTCTTCATTGTAATCCACATGTAGACTTCTGTTACGACAACACATATGATAATGTCAATTCCCTAAAGTACATGTCACAATTCGTCAGTGGAATAAGTGTGGATATCGATGAAGATTCCTTGGATCTTAGTGAAGACACATGCAATATGATCTTTAGTCACTTTCCAAAGTGTCTTGGCACAAGCTTTCGCTTTCAAGTTGGAGAACTGGCCTATATAAAATGGCACGGAGAGTTATGTCTGGTTGTTATCAACTATTCATCTCAGAAGCTTGTAGCATGTAGTG atttggaatttgaagatgaggaagaaagtGATGCATCTGATACTTCATTCGCTGCAAGTTCCgatggaaaagatgaattGCATGTAGAACCATCACGGGGGCCAAGATTTGGTAGATTGATGTGGCTCTCCGATTTCaatgaagaatattttttggaTCCAGATTCCCACAAAATGTACTCGAGAGCGAACGAATTTAAACCAATAAAGACCTCAATTCCAGGTATGTTGTATAAATTATGCATTACGGGAAATGGGAATTTAAAGTGGTATATTGACATGATAATCCATAAACATTCATCTGGGATTAAATATGGCCATTGTATGGTTGTTGGCTCGGATGTGAGAATTGGTAGAAACTGTAAAAACCAAAAATTACACTATGTGTATAAAGGCAACTTGACGTCTTTATCTCTGTGA
- a CDS encoding hypothetical protein (encoded by transcript BEWA_027300A), with translation MFNYLGTSYRKDMIVFTLYFILFLTKLCYCGNAEVTVPSVNTTFDLSSPDPSLVRDYESTINGVVYRSFFPKGLLFSKVIDGEVTLWEGKGEERCISVEYITKETSTLISIGINTGDGYTDNYFEKLDGKWSGLTTETFKEKFNKVTGRSQRTIPVTLDLSNPSESNICTKNYSYNGIMFNNFSPNEGYHIGYIVDGKAPVWIGEEETRCISTGYSTKGDFSLLTVEVDNSVSIQAKYFERVGSEWKSITGYEFKEKISAMIGRFVEYSGNDQSLASPENSHPEETVETPAGTDEVHSETPLHPVNGLADDNADVPPFESSKDPREVTSPPSQQNEGPKVPVEPTIEQNEPKEEAPKESKVEDAKAVVETPVEEAKPEVAPAESNENGSESGDVDESPKENEPTLTPTKEPKKRLKGRYPKDIAEQESPELEELNPVPDFKSKVDSTLFDVEEGEEDGVPVLELKAKPRVTVTRFSYDGKKIWSGVGRFSTFFCSSSTLYFDGDKPVLSVVISKDKSCRFEATYRYLDGKHWRNCTLRNHNRKLKVLKNKCKPEDASPGVIDVNSPDGSLCKMFKCIMDGVETLLCVPSFGLREINSGSLRIWKADKYCDICTLLKIHHKDGQPVLIHFTVECGSKLSGYALLKCGKLWKNIDNYDTEVKRFVAGTNSIRGFVLDLTDVEESEECKVFKANQFGVYITIFVPTPGFYTTRITYGECLIYVCCQENCEHAKIVKMHEFGSMTLINFVISDLNGAREYYYVKDGATIYITEANKKVNLIFYKHPTKVSRISKPEDERAVTRHYFIPIYYITFPGYKRKCSRTYRFWVKEKDLIKLHSVKWPTRRSKHPDVNLCTSKSEIKADPVWCKRDVQSINEYVYKIRSNLYNRYIVSGRCSGGQGYSGLAYLPWLIPKKLTEIVYAQYKRVSEVRNISNSFLPIEKHFNTSSLLPRLSTRSLVQNFKYTVLVIAKLLRNTQDADFDVRGEKEDGDDDTYEEDPEVEDDDVEQDEEEEDEEADGEVDEMFVPSLRFMEHLESALDGSLTYNYFFEAFVNNLYWVDVFVYWMDTNFTTKCCFTDTECRLIKHLGENKGAPYSAFLGLEYFCRLFCFDTLYISLLERIERRAGQCLTYLPITQLLIQYLTFVASDYSKTQEYGLDD, from the exons ATGTTTAACTATTTAGGGACATCATATCGTAAGGATATGATTGTCTTTACTCTGTATTTTATTCTATTCCTAACAAAATTATGCTATTGTGGAAATGCAGAGGTGACTGTACCTTCCGTAAACACTACTTTTGACCTCTCTTCTCCCGATCCTTCCTTGGTTAGAGACTATGAGAGTACTATAAATGGAGTAGTCTACCGTTCATTCTTCCCCAAGGGACTACTGTTTAGTAAGGTCATAGATGGGGAAGTCACTCTCTGGGAAGGTAAGGGAGAAGAGAGATGTATATCTGtggaatatattacaaagGAAACGTCTACTCTAATCTCTATAGGAATAAACACTGGTGACGGTTATACCGATAACtactttgagaaactgGACGGGAAATGGAGTGGACTTACTACAGAGACGTTCAAGGAGAAGTTTAATAAAGTGACTGGAAGGTCTCAGCGTACTATCCCCGTCACTCTAGATCTTTCAAATCCTAGTGAGTCCAATATTTGTACAAAAAATTACAGTTACAATGGAATAATGTTTAATAATTTTTCCCCAAATGAGGGTTATCATATAGGATACATTGTGGATGGTAAAGCCCCTGTTTGGATAGGTGAGGAAGAAACAAGATGTATCTCTACAGGGTATTCTACAAAGGGAGATTTTTCCCTCCTTACCGTGGAGGTAGATAACAGTGTTTCCATTCAGgcaaaatactttgaaagAGTAGGTTCAGAGTGGAAGAGTATTACAGGATATGAATTTAAGGAGAAGATTAGTGCAATGATTGGAAGGTTTGTAGAATATAGTGGAAATGATCAAAGCCTAGCCTCTCCAGAGAATTCACATCCTGAAGAGACTGTTGAGACTCCTGCTGGAACTGATGAGGTACATTCTGAAACACCATTACATCCTGTTAATGGATTGGCAGATGACAATGCAGATGTCCCACCTTTTGAATCTAGTAAGGATCCCAGAGAAGTAACATCTCCACCGTCTCAACAGAATGAAGGACCCAAGGTTCCAGTGGAGCCTACTATAGAACAAAATGAACCTAAGGAGGAAGctcctaaagaatctaAAGTAGAGGATGCTAAGGCAGTAGTTGAGACTCCTGTGGAAGAAGCAAAGCCAGAAGTTGCTCCTGCGGAATCTAATGAAAATGGATCAGAATCTGGTGATGTGGATGAGTCTCCTAAGGAGAATGAACCTACACTAACTCCTACTAAAGAGCCTAAAAAACGTCTAAAGGGTAGATATCCAAAAGATATTGCTGAACAAGAATCTCCTGAGTTAGAAGAGCTTAATCCTGTGCCTGATTTCAAATCCAAAGTTGATTCTACTCTCTTTGATGTAGAGGAAGGAGAAGAAGATGGTGTTCCAGTTCTTGAGCTCAAGGCTAAGCCGAGAGTTACAGTTACACGGTTTTCATATGATGGGAAGAAAATATGGTCCGGAGTAGGAAGATTTTCAACATTCTTTTGTTCTTCATCCACTTTATATTTCGATGGTGACAAACCTGTCCTCTCTGTAGTAatttccaaagataaaaGCTGTAGGTTTGAGGCTACATATAGATACCTTGATGGCAAACATTGGAGAAATTGTACTCTTAGAAATCATAATCGTAAGCTGAAAGTGTTGAAGAATAAGTGCAAGCCTGAAGATGCATCTCCGGGAGTCATTGATGTGAATAGCCCAGATGGGTCACTCTGTAAAATGTTCAAATGTATTATGGACGGTGTTGAGACACTTTTATGTGTACCGTCTTTTGGACTAAGAGAAATAAACTCTGGTTCACTCAGAATTTGGAAAGCTGATAAGTATTGTGACATATGCACATTACTCAAAATCCACCATAAAGACGGCCAACCTGTCCTGATTCACTTCACTGTAGAATGTGGCTCCAAACTTTCTGGTTATGCACTTTTgaaatgtggaaaattATGGAAGAACATTGATAACTATGACACTGAGGTAAAAAGGTTTGTTGCCGGTACTAATTCTATTCGTGGATTTGTCTTGGATCTTACTGACGTCGAAGAGAGTGAAGAATGCAAAGTATTCAAGGCAAATCAGTTTGGTGTTTATATCACTATTTTTGTACCAACTCCTGGCTTTTACACAACCAGGATAACATACGGAGAATGTCTTATCTACGTGTGTTGTCAAGAAAACTGTGAACATGCTAAGATTGTAAAGATGCATGAATTCGGGTCAATGACCCTAAtaaattttgtaatttcAGATTTAAATGGAGCCAGAGAATACTATTATGTCAAAGATGGTGCCACTATTTACATTACAGAGGCAAACAA AAAAGTGAATTTGATCTTTTATAAACATCCAACTAAGGTTTCAAGAATTTCTA AACCTGAAGACGAAAGAGCTGTAACGAGGCACTACTTTATACCAATCTACTACATCACATTCCCAGGATACAAACGCAAATGCTCGAGAACATATCGCTTCTGGGTTAAGGAAAAGGATTTAATAAAACTCCACTCTGTAAAGTGGCCAACGAGAAGGAGCAAACATCCGGATGTCAATCTCTGTACAAGCAAAAGTGAAATAAAAGCTGATCCTGTATGGTGTAAACGTGATGTCCAATCTATAAATGAATACGTTTACAAGATAAGATCAAATCTTTACAATCGCTACATTGTCTCTGGTCGTTGTAGtggag GTCAGGGATATTCCGGATTAGCCTATCTTCCTTGGCTTATTCCAAAGAAACTCACTGAAATAGTTTATGCCCAGTATAAACGAGTATCTGAAGTTAGGAACATAAGTAACTCGTTTCTTCCCATTGAAAAACATTTCAATACATCATCACTCTTGCCAAGACTAAGCACTAGGTCCCTGGTACAAAATTTCAAGTATACAGTGCTTGTGATTGCCAAGTTGTTGAGGAATACTCAAGATGCAGATTTTGATGTTAGGggtgaaaaggaagatggtgATGATGATACCTATGAAGAGGATCCCGAAGTTGAAGATGACGATGTTGAACAAgatgaggaggaagaagatgaagaggCAGATGGAGAAGTCGATGAAATGTTCGTGCCATCTCTGCGCTTTATGGAACATTTGGAATCCGCACTAGATGGAAGTTTGACTTACAACTACTTTTTTGAGGCATTTGTAAACAATCTATACTGGGTAGATGTATTCGTCTACTGGATGGACACCAATTTTACAACAAAGTGCTGTTTTACAGACACAGAATGCAGATTAATTAAACATTTGGGAGAAAACAAAGGAGCGCCATATTCCGCGTTTTTAGGGCTAGAGTACTTTTGCAGACTCTTTTGCTTTGATACACTCTACATTAGTCTCCTGGAACGAATAGAACGTAGGGCTGGACAGTGTCTAACCTACCTACCAATCACACAACTCCTCATTCAGTATCTCACATTCGTTGCTTCTGATTACTCTAAAACACAAGAGTACGGATTGGATGATTAG
- a CDS encoding hypothetical protein (encoded by transcript BEWA_027310A) → MELLTGESTQTDTPTSTGDYKVRLDVNNTGNYICESTSGDVIITVVNDQTLVPPTLESQYTCYTHTPSSKNLTLDNPVNGISALTLSHANGSPPKNVDHAHVYRDSKGRPILLVVVTTDGEKWYYGKSGCQGSPQTWIGGMLRSDRYISSVDLRNLLEKASQGKFDKGKLNPDGSPGYSFSKNGTHDTSVEGDSKKHTVCLNLGNKYEYRSANGTKTLITVVFKNGNSCPGIPSGFCRYTHKMNSGQKFCLESIKHGQNDTEKTLDFRPCVDSLVDEVSVYYENQNCRDTTHMKDPLLLCIKKSTPKPGGKNEESYSYYCKGEDNCWYRYRYDGGPRNKCIEIPPTGGTNEGLGKLLNVLQSDPSKALTKENFNNLEGDSTLQNFQSDHKNYDYRKILWDPSTWHLSQTFMPLFMHGLAVGAMGSIYPHLIPKTLVSAKHGSTFNISMFLAAIAQILNLIF, encoded by the coding sequence ATGGAGTTGCTCACTGGAGAGTCCACTCAGACGGATACTCCAACTTCCACTGGCGATTATAAGGTTCGTCTTGATGTAAACAATACTGGAAATTATATCTGTGAATCTACTTCTGGAGATGTCATTATTACAGTTGTTAATGATCAGACTCTTGTACCTCCTACTCTAGAAAGCCAGTATACCTGCTACACTCACACTCCAAGCTCAAAGAATCTCACTCTTGATAATCCTGTCAATGGGATCTCTGCACTAACTCTGAGTCACGCCAACGGAAGTCCACCCAAGAATGTAGATCATGCCCATGTCTACCGTGACTCCAAAGGTCGACCAATCCTCCTGGTAGTTGTTACTACTGATGGAGAGAAATGGTACTACGGCAAATCTGGTTGCCAGGGTAGTCCTCAGACATGGATTGGTGGAATGTTAAGGAGTGATAGGTATATATCTTCTGTTGATTTAAGGAATCTTCTTGAAAAGGCTTCTCAGGGTAAATTCGACAAGGGTAAGCTTAATCCGGATGGTAGTCCTGGTTACAGCTTCTCTAAGAATGGTACTCATGACACTTCTGTCGAGGGAGATTCAAAGAAGCACACAGTTTGCCTTAATCTAGGAAACAAATATGAGTATCGATCCGCCAATGGCACTAAGACTCTAATAACGGTAGTTTTTAAGAATGGCAACTCTTGTCCTGGCATTCCTAGCGGATTTTGTAGATATACTCATAAAATGAACTCAGGTCAAAAGTTTTGTCTGGAGTCTATAAAACATGGTCAGAATGATACTGAAAAAACCCTAGACTTTAGACCATGTGTTGATAGTTTAGTGGATGAAGTCTCTGTATACTATGAGAACCAAAATTGTAGAGATACTACTCACATGAAGGATCCCCTCCTACTATGCATTAAGAAATCTACTCCCAAGCCAGGagggaagaatgaagagtCATACTCCTATTACTGCAAGGGAGAAGATAACTGTTGGTACAGGTATAGGTATGATGGTGGACCTAGAAATAAGTGTATTGAGATACCACCTACCGGTGGTACTAATGAAGGACTAGGTAAACTGCTTAACGTACTTCAGAGTGATCCCAGTAAAGCACTTACCAAGGAGAACTTCAATAATCTTGAGGGAGATAGTACTCTTCAGAATTTCCAATCTGATCATAAGAATTACGACTATCGGAAGATTTTATGGGATCCTAGTACTTGGCATCTATCTCAGACTTTCATGCCACTCTTTATGCACGGTTTAGCAGTTGGAGCAATGGGTTCAATTTATCCTCATTTGATTCCTAAGACTCTGGTATCTGCTAAACATGGTAGTACTTTTAACATCAGCATGTTTTTGGCAGCAATTGCTCAGATTCTAAATCTCATATTTTGA
- a CDS encoding hypothetical protein (encoded by transcript BEWA_027320A) has translation MKVFNFFYALSFFISSNAICCWCLEGNNGKGSNYNGNGDTATDTSAIDISRPETFTSYGTGLGTNGMEFKTLHPGNGICATRVLDNGVKVWEGSGEEMCKFVEFYSKGGSNLLKLLIVTGGSSNTGNVYYEKVGDEWKNIKKGDDFNKKLEELKRSENNFSNSAWQESPESEEPTPAPDLKSKVDSSLFIVRESTIGISYLACTPKPDTNVTKLSYGDETIWDGSAKIKKSSYIAEALIYFDKEVPALVSIRAVKGYERSMVYRYNDGKQWKDIKKEDFDKKLNEIKE, from the coding sequence ATGAAAGTCTTTAACTTTTTCTATGctttatcattctttatatcatcCAATGCTATATGTTGTTGGTGTCTTGAAGGGAATAACGGAAAAGGAAGTAATTACAACGGAAATGGAGATACAGCTACAGACACATCTGCAATTGACATTTCAAGACCTGAAACATTCACTTCTTACGGAACTGGTTTGGGAACAAACGGCATGGAATTCAAAACTCTCCATCCAGGGAATGGAATCTGTGCAACTCGTGTTTTAGACAATGGAGTAAAGGTCTGGGAAGGTTCTGGAgaggaaatgtgtaagttTGTAGAGTTTTATTCTAAAGGAGGCTCCAATTTGTTAAAGCTCTTAATCGTGACAGGAGGCTCGTCTAACACTGGTAATGTATACTATGAGAAAGTTGGTGACGAGTGGAAGAATATCAAAAAGGGAGACGATTTTAATAAGAAACTTGAGGAATTGAAAAGATCCGAGAAtaatttttccaatagTGCTTGGCaagaatctccagagtcGGAAGAACCTACTCCTGCACCTGATCTAAAATCAAAGGTTGATTCTTCACTCTTTATTGTAAGAGAGTCCACTATTGGTATCTCCTATTTGGCATGCACACCCAAGCCTGATACCAATGTTACGAAACTTTCTTATGGTGACGAGACCATATGGGATGGTAGTGCGAAAATTAAAAAGTCTTCATACATTGCGGAGGCTCTGATATACTTTGATAAGGAAGTCCCAGCATTAGTTAGTATCAGAGCAGTCAAAGGATATGAAAGGTCTATGGTATATAGATACAATGATGGAAAACAGTGGAAGGATATAAAGAAGGAAGACTTTGACAAGAAACTAAATGAGATAAAGGAATAA
- a CDS encoding hypothetical protein (encoded by transcript BEWA_027330A): MTKETGGMFPNYTGYEHVSAIKGQDTFTVTSIVNGAQNVQQISDLPLRNVEKVTVYFSACNPTTPAMIYIHYKGLHGREDSKWLKNENGNGKWEDASQYIPIGDGNVMKETIENTLNAITNTLRLCLGSSEPGGVVERIGANASGYNNQGSYGEYVYSGEGSEDE, translated from the coding sequence ATGACCAAAGAGACGGGTGGAATGTTCCCTAACTATACTGGTTATGAGCACGTCTCTGCAATCAAAGGACAGGATACCTTTACAGTGACCTCCATAGTGAATGGTGCTCAAAACGTACAACAAATTAGTGATCTTCCTCTCAGGAATGTTGAAAAGGTCACCGTCTACTTCTCAGCTTGCAATCCTACAACCCCTGCCATGATATACATACACTATAAAGGTTTACACGGTAGAGAGGACAGTAAGTGGCTTAAGAACGAAAATGGAAACGGGAAATGGGAGGATGCTAGTCAGTATATCCCAATAGGTGATGGAAATGTCATGAAAGAAACCATTGAGAATACTCTAAATGCTATCACAAATACTCTAAGATTATGCTTAGGATCATCTGAACCTGGTGGTGTAGTAGAACGTATTGGTGCTAATGCTTCTGGGTATAATAATCAAGGTAGCTATGGTGAGTATGTGTACTCAGGTGAAGGCTCTGAGGATGAGTAG